In one window of Helianthus annuus cultivar XRQ/B chromosome 17, HanXRQr2.0-SUNRISE, whole genome shotgun sequence DNA:
- the LOC110923823 gene encoding LOW QUALITY PROTEIN: cytochrome P450 CYP72A219 (The sequence of the model RefSeq protein was modified relative to this genomic sequence to represent the inferred CDS: substituted 1 base at 1 genomic stop codon) — MGGRTRTTPGPLREQGLNGNPYRFLFGDMKEMVQMTNEAKLKPIKLTDSILPRVMPFYYHNIHKSSNIFFTWMGPKPMVHVTKPQLIRQILADYNKFQKPKYGNPLASLLGKGLVDANGDQWAKHRKIINPAFYVEKLKHMLPAFYISCSEMINKWEGITKGGSVEVDVYPHLQTMTSDVISRTAFGSSYEEGRKIFELQHELAKLVVKDMQSIYIPGSRFLPTKRYRRMREIDXEVKSTVKKIINKRLKETTDSTKEDLLGLLLDSNNKEIKQKGNNKFGLSIDEVIEECKVFYFGGQETTVNLLTWTMISLCQHTNWQDRARAEVLEMFGDRKPDIDGLNRLKTINMILHEVLRFYPPGVGMPRMIHEETKVGNLTLPSGSPLILHLMLLHYNAEIWGDDVNEFNPERFAEVVSNATKKQASFFPFGGGPCICIGQNFTMLETKLALVMILRRFSFKLSPSYSHAPHVILAMQPPFGAQLILSEL; from the exons ATGGGTGGCCGAACACGGACCACCCCGGGTCCTCTTAGAGAGCAAGGTTTGAACGGAAATCCGTACAGGTTTTTGTTCGGAGACATGAAGGAGATGGTGCAGATGACAAATGAGGCCAAACTCAAACCGATCAAACTAACCGACAGTATCCTTCCACGTGTCATGCCCTTTTACT ATCATAATATTCATAAAA GTAGCAATATATTCTTCACCTGGATGGGGCCAAAACCTATGGTGCATGTCACAAAACCTCAATTAATACGACAAATATTGGCTGACTATAATAAATTTCAAAAGCCAAAATATGGGAATCCATTAGCAAGTTTGCTTGGAAAAGGACTTGTAGATGCTAATGGAGATCAATGGGCCAAACATAGAAAGATCATCAACCCTGCATTCTATGTTGAGAAACTAAAG CATATGTTACCAGCCTTTTACATTAGTTGTAGTGAGATGATCAACAAATGGGAAGGGATAACAAAAGGAGGATCTGTTGAAGTTGATGTTTATCCTCATCTCCAAACAATGACCAGTGATGTTATTTCGCGTACAGCCTTTGGTAGCAGCTATGAGGAAGGAAGAAAGATATTTGAACTTCAACACGAGCTAGCAAAGCTAGTTGTAAAAGACATGCAATCAATTTATATTCCAGGATCTCG ATTTTTGCCTACGAAAAGATACAGACGAATGAGGGAGATTGACTGAGAAGTGAAGAGCACGGTAAAGAAAATTATTAATAAACGATTAAAGGAAACCACAGACAGCACTAAAGAAGATTTGTTGGGCTTATTGTTGGATTCAAACAACAAAGAAATCAAGCAAAAAGGGAATAACAAATTTGGACTTAGCATTGATGAAGTCATTGAAGAGTGCAAAGTCTTTTACTTTGGAGGACAAGAAACTACTGTAAATTTGCTTACTTGGACTATGATTTCATTGTGTCAGCACACAAATTGGCAAGATCGCGCTAGAGCCGAAGTTTTAGAAATGTTTGGAGATAGAAAACCAGATATCGACGGATTAAATCGTTTAAAAACT ATTAATATGATCTTGCACGAGGTACTTAGGTTCTACCCGCCTGGTGTAGGCATGCCGCGGATGATTCATGAAGAAACTAAAGTAGGAAACTTAACATTACCATCCGGGTCACCCCTTATTTTGCATCTGATGCTTTTACATTACAACGCTGAAATATGGGGTGATGATGTGAACGAGTTCAACCCAGAAAGATTTGCTGAAGTCGTGTCAAATGCAACAAAGAAACAAGCATCATTTTTCCCGTTTGGAGGGGGCCCTTGTATATGCATTGGACAAAATTTCACTATGTTGGAAACAAAACTCGCACTTGTTATGATTCTAAGACGCTTCTCCTTCAAGCTTTCACCGTCATACTCGCATGCTCCACATGTCATTCTCGCCATGCAACCGCCGTTTGGTGCTCAATTGATTTTGAGTGAGCTTTGA
- the LOC110926236 gene encoding DExH-box ATP-dependent RNA helicase DExH6 isoform X2, whose translation MAKVKRKPRGSAWTQPGTQTKSDNTEVKSPVMSFAFSEEGKTVLKDFFSFYSPGDHKEDEKIAVTSSENANKTPMRNDDMFCKPRTTKGQVEKKFQSFVARMQSDRNLKQITENRSKLPIASFKDVITSTVESNQVVLISGQTGCGKTTQVPQYLLDYMWSKGEECKIVCTQPRRISAVSVAERIASERGEAIGQSVGYKIKLDTKGGRRSSVVFCTNGVLLRILVHAGNTLAGKEKSAKTVKDAFPDITHIIVDEIHERDRFSDFMLTIIRDILPIYPHLRVVLMSATLDAERFSQYFGGCPIICVPGFTYDVKRFYLEDVLLLVKSESTNARSLVGTSNAKISAKSELPEDYKRALDEAINIAWSSDELEFLLDIIGTMGEGLDVSNYQHSVTGVTPLMVLARKGRVGDICMLLSFGANCHLQDNEGKTALSWAQHAGQKEVSEILQKHLNSTELDTEEEKRLELDTEEEKRLLDRYLKDVNPEVVDIILIEQLLRKICTESEEGAILVFLPGWDEIQKLNDKLLSSNFFNNASKFLILPLHSMVPSIDQKKVFVRPPHGCRKIVLSTNVAETSVTIDDVVFVIDSGRAKEKSYDPFIRVSTLQTCWISKANAKQREGRAGRCQPGICYHLYSKLRAASLAEFQEPEIKRTPIEELCLQVKLLNPDCKIEDFLKKTLDPPVSLAIHNAITVLQDVGALSPNEELTKFGEKIASIAVHPVTIKMLLFAISMNCLDPALTLACANDFRDPFIFPMSLAGKSEANAAKSKLASVYGGHGDQLAIIAAFECWKNAKERGQEARFCRKYFVAAGGMRMLSAMREQLRRELCMNGFIPKDSSRLSENSQDKGIINAVIVAGLYPRVGRLFLDGRAKRYISDVNEQKVMLGRQSVNSRVTLKKKKVDPLVIYDEVTLGDMGFAIKKCSIIGPLSVLLLATEIAVAPINDDNETVSEDGNKERHEDEFMSNPDTAVEVVADRWLSFKSTALDAAQICCLRERLSDAILFKITHLGKDLPPVLAASVAAIAKVLSCDGLAGISEMIGENGKISGLSTLLNNKVKKRKIYKPKSREYKPWRPSENQHPNCDAPSGSSRKRGREDMA comes from the exons ATGGCCAAGGTCAAGCGCAAGCCCAGGGGCTCTGCTTGGACCCAACCCGGGACCCAGACCAAATCCGACAATACAGAAGTAAAAAGCCCCGTCATGTCTTTTGCATTTTCAGAAGAGGGGAAAACAGTTTTAAAggactttttttctttttattcacCTGGCGATCACAAAGAGGATGAAAAGATTGCTGTCACATCTAGCGAAAACGCTAATAAGACACCAATGAGAAATGATGATATGTTCTGTAAACCTCGGACGACAAAGGGTCAAGTTGAAAAGAAGTTTCAGTCGTTTGTTGCCAGGATGCAATCGGATCGCAACTTAAAACAG ATCACTGAAAATAGGTCGAAACTTCCAATTGCATCCTTTAAAGACGTTATTACATCGACAGTAGAATCCAATCAG GTAGTTCTCATATCTGGCCAAACTGGTTGTGGGAAGACAACACAG GTGCCTCAATATTTGTTGGATTATATGTGGAGTAAAGGTGAAGAATGTAAGATAGTCTGCACCCAGCCACGTAGAATCTCTGCGGTTTCAG ttgcTGAAAGAATAGCCAGTGAAAGAGGTGAAGCTATTGGACAGAGTGTTGGATACAAG ATAAAGTTGGACACGAAAGGCGGAAGACGTTCATCTGTTGTGTTTTGCACGAATGGAGTCTTGTTGAGGATTTTGGTACATGCTGGTAATACTTTAGCTGGAAAAGAAAAGTCAGCGAAGACGGTCAAAGATGCATTTCCTGACATCACTCACATCATTGTG GATGAAATTCATGAAAGGGACCGATTCTCTGATTTTATGCTAACAATCATTAG AGATATACTTCCCATTTATCCTCATCTACGTGTG GTATTGATGAGTGCTACACTCGATGCTGAACGGTTTTCTCAGTACTTTGGAGGCTGTCCGATCATATGTGTACCGGGGTTCACCTACGAT GTGAAAAGGTTCTACCTGGAGGATGTACTTTTGCTTGTTAAGTCAGAGTCAACAAACGCTCGTTCTCTTGTCGGCACTTCAAATGCAAAAATTAGCGCGAAATCCGAATTACCCGAAGATTACAAACGTGCCCTTGATGAGGCTATTAATATAGCTTGGTCAAGCGATGAGCTGGAATTCTTATTAGACATTATTGGTACAATGGGTGAAGGATTAGACGTTAGTAATTATCAGCATTCGGTGACAGGTGTCACACCATTAATGGTCTTAGCTAGAAAAGGAAGAGTCGGTGATATCTGCATGCTTCTTTCCTTCGGTGCTAATTGTCACTTACAAGATAACGAAGGAAAAACCGCGCTGTCGTGGGCTCAGCACGCGGGTCAAAAAGAAGTTTCCGAGATTTTACAAAAACATTTAAACTCAACCGAACTAGACACGGAAGAGGAGAAGCGATTAGAACTAGACACGGAAGAGGAGAAGCGATTACTCGATAGATATTTGAAAGATGTAAATCCCGAAGTAGTTGATATTATCCTTATCGAACAGTTATTGAGAAAAATATGTACGGAATCCGAAGAAGGGGCTATACTTGTGTTTCTTCCGGGGTGGGATGAAATACAAAAATTAAACGATAAATTACTCTCGAGTAATTTTTTTAACAATGCTAGCAAGTTTTTGATATTGCCTCTCCATTCTATGGTCCCGTCCATAGACCAAAAGAAAGTTTTTGTTAGACCGCCTCATGGTTGCCGGAAAATTGTTCTTTCAACGAACGTAGCGGAAACGTCCGTCACAATTGATGATGTCGTTTTTGTAATTGATAGTGGAAGAGCGAAAGAAAAAAGTTATGATCCGTTTATTAGAGTCTCGACGTTACAAACTTGTTGGATTTCTAAAGCGAATGCGAAGCAACGAGAAGGACGGGCAGGGCGGTGCCAGCCCGGAATATGTTATCATCTTTATTCGAAACTTCGCGCAGCTTCACTAGCGGAGTTTCAAGAGCCCGAGATTAAGAGAACACCTATTGAAGAATTGTGTTTGCAG GTGAAGCTTCTCAACCCAGATTGCAAAATAGaagattttttgaaaaaaacgtTGGACCCGCCTGTTTCCCTAGCCATACATAATGCAATTACGGTTCTTCAAGATGTTGGAGCCTTGTCACCTAATGAAGAACTTACCAAGTTCGGTGAGAAAATCGCTTCGATCGCGGTTCATCCAGTAACAATCAAGATGCTTCTTTTCGCTATATCGATGAACTGCCTTGACCCGGCTTTGACTTTAGCTTGTGCAAACGACTTTAGAGACCCTTTCATCTTCCCAATGTCACTCGCCGGTAAATCGGAAGCAAATGCCGCTAAATCGAAGCTGGCGTCGGTATATGGCGGCCATGGTGATCAATTGGCGATAATCGCAGCTTTTGAATGCTGGAAAAACGCCAAAGAAAGGGGTCAAGAAGCCAGGTTTTGTCGTAAATATTTTGTGGCTGCTGGTGGTATGAGGATGTTATCCGCAATGCGTGAGCAACTTCGACGTGAACTCTGTATGAATGGATTTATTCCAAAAGATTCATCTCGGTTGAGTGAAAACTCTCAAGATAAGGGAATAATTAACGCTGTTATTGTTGCGGGTTTATATCCTAGGGTCGGAAGATTATTTCTTGATGGAAGGGCGAAAAGGTATATAAGTGATGTTAATGAGCAGAAGGTTATGTTGGGTCGTCAGTCGGTTAATTCTAGGGTAACCCttaagaaaaagaaggttgatcCGTTGGTGATTTACGATGAGGTAACACTTGGTGATATGGGTTTCGCTATCAAGAAATGCAGTATTATTGGCCCGCTCTCCGTGTTATTGCTAGCTACCGAAATTGCTGTTGCTCCTATTAACGATGATAACGAGACGGTTTCTGAAGACGGTAATAAAGAAAGACACGAAGATGAATTTATGTCTAATCCTGATACTGCGGTTGAAGTTGTTGCTGACAGGTGGCTTTCGTTTAAGTCAACGGCTCTTGATGCTGCTCAGATTTGTTGTTTGAGAGAAAGATTGTCGGATGCGATATTGTTTAAG ATCACGCATCTGGGAAAAGATCTACCTCCAGTACTTGCAGCCTCCGTCGCTGCAATAGCCAAGGTGTTATCTTGTGATGGCCTTGCCGGTATTAGTGAAATGATTGGGGAAAATGGTAAAATTTCGGGGTTAAGTACGCTTTTAAATAACAAGGTTAAGAAACGCAAGATATATAAACCGAAATCGCGGGAATATAAACCTTGGCGTCCGTCAGAAAATCAACATCCAAATTGCGATGCTCCAAGCGGAAGCTCTCGCAAACGCGGTCGTGAAGATATGGCTTGA
- the LOC110926236 gene encoding DExH-box ATP-dependent RNA helicase DExH6 isoform X1, translating into MEPASLPEESRPQKRSRAEKRKENKKQLQEARRISDETRNRFQQILDDFHKSNDKEYTFDASISNYERAEVHKLWRAMGMTSQSSGAGANRRVTLYKIMAKVKRKPRGSAWTQPGTQTKSDNTEVKSPVMSFAFSEEGKTVLKDFFSFYSPGDHKEDEKIAVTSSENANKTPMRNDDMFCKPRTTKGQVEKKFQSFVARMQSDRNLKQITENRSKLPIASFKDVITSTVESNQVVLISGQTGCGKTTQVPQYLLDYMWSKGEECKIVCTQPRRISAVSVAERIASERGEAIGQSVGYKIKLDTKGGRRSSVVFCTNGVLLRILVHAGNTLAGKEKSAKTVKDAFPDITHIIVDEIHERDRFSDFMLTIIRDILPIYPHLRVVLMSATLDAERFSQYFGGCPIICVPGFTYDVKRFYLEDVLLLVKSESTNARSLVGTSNAKISAKSELPEDYKRALDEAINIAWSSDELEFLLDIIGTMGEGLDVSNYQHSVTGVTPLMVLARKGRVGDICMLLSFGANCHLQDNEGKTALSWAQHAGQKEVSEILQKHLNSTELDTEEEKRLELDTEEEKRLLDRYLKDVNPEVVDIILIEQLLRKICTESEEGAILVFLPGWDEIQKLNDKLLSSNFFNNASKFLILPLHSMVPSIDQKKVFVRPPHGCRKIVLSTNVAETSVTIDDVVFVIDSGRAKEKSYDPFIRVSTLQTCWISKANAKQREGRAGRCQPGICYHLYSKLRAASLAEFQEPEIKRTPIEELCLQVKLLNPDCKIEDFLKKTLDPPVSLAIHNAITVLQDVGALSPNEELTKFGEKIASIAVHPVTIKMLLFAISMNCLDPALTLACANDFRDPFIFPMSLAGKSEANAAKSKLASVYGGHGDQLAIIAAFECWKNAKERGQEARFCRKYFVAAGGMRMLSAMREQLRRELCMNGFIPKDSSRLSENSQDKGIINAVIVAGLYPRVGRLFLDGRAKRYISDVNEQKVMLGRQSVNSRVTLKKKKVDPLVIYDEVTLGDMGFAIKKCSIIGPLSVLLLATEIAVAPINDDNETVSEDGNKERHEDEFMSNPDTAVEVVADRWLSFKSTALDAAQICCLRERLSDAILFKITHLGKDLPPVLAASVAAIAKVLSCDGLAGISEMIGENGKISGLSTLLNNKVKKRKIYKPKSREYKPWRPSENQHPNCDAPSGSSRKRGREDMA; encoded by the exons ATGGAACCCGCCTCATTACCGGAGGAGTCTCGACCCCAAAAAAGATCTCGTGCtgaaaaaaggaaagaaaataaaAAGCAACTGCAAGAAGCCCGTAGGATTTCGGATGAGACCCGGAATCGTTTTCAACAAATACTTGATGACTTTCACAAATCCAATGATAAAG AGTACACATTTGATGCCAGCATTTCAAACTATGAACGTGCTGAGGTGCACAAGTTATGGAGAGCAATGGGTATGACGTCACAAAGTTCTGG AGCAGGGGCTAATAGGCGCGTTACACTTTACAAGATCATGGCCAAGGTCAAGCGCAAGCCCAGGGGCTCTGCTTGGACCCAACCCGGGACCCAGACCAAATCCGACAATACAGAAGTAAAAAGCCCCGTCATGTCTTTTGCATTTTCAGAAGAGGGGAAAACAGTTTTAAAggactttttttctttttattcacCTGGCGATCACAAAGAGGATGAAAAGATTGCTGTCACATCTAGCGAAAACGCTAATAAGACACCAATGAGAAATGATGATATGTTCTGTAAACCTCGGACGACAAAGGGTCAAGTTGAAAAGAAGTTTCAGTCGTTTGTTGCCAGGATGCAATCGGATCGCAACTTAAAACAG ATCACTGAAAATAGGTCGAAACTTCCAATTGCATCCTTTAAAGACGTTATTACATCGACAGTAGAATCCAATCAG GTAGTTCTCATATCTGGCCAAACTGGTTGTGGGAAGACAACACAG GTGCCTCAATATTTGTTGGATTATATGTGGAGTAAAGGTGAAGAATGTAAGATAGTCTGCACCCAGCCACGTAGAATCTCTGCGGTTTCAG ttgcTGAAAGAATAGCCAGTGAAAGAGGTGAAGCTATTGGACAGAGTGTTGGATACAAG ATAAAGTTGGACACGAAAGGCGGAAGACGTTCATCTGTTGTGTTTTGCACGAATGGAGTCTTGTTGAGGATTTTGGTACATGCTGGTAATACTTTAGCTGGAAAAGAAAAGTCAGCGAAGACGGTCAAAGATGCATTTCCTGACATCACTCACATCATTGTG GATGAAATTCATGAAAGGGACCGATTCTCTGATTTTATGCTAACAATCATTAG AGATATACTTCCCATTTATCCTCATCTACGTGTG GTATTGATGAGTGCTACACTCGATGCTGAACGGTTTTCTCAGTACTTTGGAGGCTGTCCGATCATATGTGTACCGGGGTTCACCTACGAT GTGAAAAGGTTCTACCTGGAGGATGTACTTTTGCTTGTTAAGTCAGAGTCAACAAACGCTCGTTCTCTTGTCGGCACTTCAAATGCAAAAATTAGCGCGAAATCCGAATTACCCGAAGATTACAAACGTGCCCTTGATGAGGCTATTAATATAGCTTGGTCAAGCGATGAGCTGGAATTCTTATTAGACATTATTGGTACAATGGGTGAAGGATTAGACGTTAGTAATTATCAGCATTCGGTGACAGGTGTCACACCATTAATGGTCTTAGCTAGAAAAGGAAGAGTCGGTGATATCTGCATGCTTCTTTCCTTCGGTGCTAATTGTCACTTACAAGATAACGAAGGAAAAACCGCGCTGTCGTGGGCTCAGCACGCGGGTCAAAAAGAAGTTTCCGAGATTTTACAAAAACATTTAAACTCAACCGAACTAGACACGGAAGAGGAGAAGCGATTAGAACTAGACACGGAAGAGGAGAAGCGATTACTCGATAGATATTTGAAAGATGTAAATCCCGAAGTAGTTGATATTATCCTTATCGAACAGTTATTGAGAAAAATATGTACGGAATCCGAAGAAGGGGCTATACTTGTGTTTCTTCCGGGGTGGGATGAAATACAAAAATTAAACGATAAATTACTCTCGAGTAATTTTTTTAACAATGCTAGCAAGTTTTTGATATTGCCTCTCCATTCTATGGTCCCGTCCATAGACCAAAAGAAAGTTTTTGTTAGACCGCCTCATGGTTGCCGGAAAATTGTTCTTTCAACGAACGTAGCGGAAACGTCCGTCACAATTGATGATGTCGTTTTTGTAATTGATAGTGGAAGAGCGAAAGAAAAAAGTTATGATCCGTTTATTAGAGTCTCGACGTTACAAACTTGTTGGATTTCTAAAGCGAATGCGAAGCAACGAGAAGGACGGGCAGGGCGGTGCCAGCCCGGAATATGTTATCATCTTTATTCGAAACTTCGCGCAGCTTCACTAGCGGAGTTTCAAGAGCCCGAGATTAAGAGAACACCTATTGAAGAATTGTGTTTGCAG GTGAAGCTTCTCAACCCAGATTGCAAAATAGaagattttttgaaaaaaacgtTGGACCCGCCTGTTTCCCTAGCCATACATAATGCAATTACGGTTCTTCAAGATGTTGGAGCCTTGTCACCTAATGAAGAACTTACCAAGTTCGGTGAGAAAATCGCTTCGATCGCGGTTCATCCAGTAACAATCAAGATGCTTCTTTTCGCTATATCGATGAACTGCCTTGACCCGGCTTTGACTTTAGCTTGTGCAAACGACTTTAGAGACCCTTTCATCTTCCCAATGTCACTCGCCGGTAAATCGGAAGCAAATGCCGCTAAATCGAAGCTGGCGTCGGTATATGGCGGCCATGGTGATCAATTGGCGATAATCGCAGCTTTTGAATGCTGGAAAAACGCCAAAGAAAGGGGTCAAGAAGCCAGGTTTTGTCGTAAATATTTTGTGGCTGCTGGTGGTATGAGGATGTTATCCGCAATGCGTGAGCAACTTCGACGTGAACTCTGTATGAATGGATTTATTCCAAAAGATTCATCTCGGTTGAGTGAAAACTCTCAAGATAAGGGAATAATTAACGCTGTTATTGTTGCGGGTTTATATCCTAGGGTCGGAAGATTATTTCTTGATGGAAGGGCGAAAAGGTATATAAGTGATGTTAATGAGCAGAAGGTTATGTTGGGTCGTCAGTCGGTTAATTCTAGGGTAACCCttaagaaaaagaaggttgatcCGTTGGTGATTTACGATGAGGTAACACTTGGTGATATGGGTTTCGCTATCAAGAAATGCAGTATTATTGGCCCGCTCTCCGTGTTATTGCTAGCTACCGAAATTGCTGTTGCTCCTATTAACGATGATAACGAGACGGTTTCTGAAGACGGTAATAAAGAAAGACACGAAGATGAATTTATGTCTAATCCTGATACTGCGGTTGAAGTTGTTGCTGACAGGTGGCTTTCGTTTAAGTCAACGGCTCTTGATGCTGCTCAGATTTGTTGTTTGAGAGAAAGATTGTCGGATGCGATATTGTTTAAG ATCACGCATCTGGGAAAAGATCTACCTCCAGTACTTGCAGCCTCCGTCGCTGCAATAGCCAAGGTGTTATCTTGTGATGGCCTTGCCGGTATTAGTGAAATGATTGGGGAAAATGGTAAAATTTCGGGGTTAAGTACGCTTTTAAATAACAAGGTTAAGAAACGCAAGATATATAAACCGAAATCGCGGGAATATAAACCTTGGCGTCCGTCAGAAAATCAACATCCAAATTGCGATGCTCCAAGCGGAAGCTCTCGCAAACGCGGTCGTGAAGATATGGCTTGA